From Phragmites australis chromosome 5, lpPhrAust1.1, whole genome shotgun sequence, a single genomic window includes:
- the LOC133918193 gene encoding RING-H2 finger protein ATL79-like gives MAMAPQGQEHEHAHHPEPNKAASIATNRWGPYSGAGDFARNMAVILAALLAALALALALIAAARYLLRRGRRGAAGRRGDGENNNNANADPEKPAVEPPPALVYSAAGTKLAGATAECAICLAEFVDGDAVRVMPACGHGFHARCIERWLAGGRRSTCPSCRAPAAPRAGGSQAEAAASST, from the coding sequence ATGGCGATGGCGCCGCAGGGGCAGGAACACGAGCATGCCCACCACCCGGAGCCTAACAAAGCCGCGTCCATCGCCACCAACAGGTGGGGGCCCTACTCGGGCGCCGGCGACTTCGCCAGAAACATGGCCGTCATCCTGGCCGCCCTGCTCGCCGCGCTCGCGCTGGCCCTCGCGCTCATCGCCGCCGCGCGCTACCTGCTCCGCCGCGGCCGACGCGGAGCTGCTGGTCGGCGCGGAGACGgagagaacaacaacaacgccAACGCGGACCCGGAGAAGCCGGCCGTGGAGCCGCCTCCGGCCCTGGTGTACTCGGCGGCGGGGACCAAGCTGGCGGGCGCCACGGCGGAGTGCGCCATCTGCCTGGCCGAGTTCGTGGACGGGGACGCCGTGCGTGTCATGCCGGCCTGCGGGCACGGCTTCCACGCGCGCTGCATCGAGCGGTGGCTCGCAGGGGGACgccgctcgacctgcccgagctGCCGCGCGCCGGCCGCCCCCCGAGCCGGAGGTAGCCAGGCCGAGGCCGCAGCATCTTCAACTTGA
- the LOC133918190 gene encoding sucrose:sucrose 1-fructosyltransferase-like, producing the protein MQTRDSNNAPLPYSYSPLPAADAASAEVTGTGCAHGRRRPLYAAALVLSAALLLAAGVLLAGRQMKSMEAHTAAAVAPEAMSRGPEAGVSEKTSGAAHERLGAAGDSGNAFPWSNAMLQWQRTGFHFQPEKNWMNDPNGPLYYKGWYHLFYQYNPEGAIWGDKIAWGHAVSRDLIHWCHLPLAMVPDQWYDINGVWTGSATTLPDGRLAMLYTGCTNESVQVQCLAVPSDPNDQLLTNWTKYEGNPVLYPPPGIGPKDFRDPTTAWYDPSDKTWRTVIGSKDPHHAGIAVTYRTKDLVNYELLPGELHRVPGTGMWECIDFYPVGTRGDNGIDMSDAMSKNGVVGDVVHVMKASMDDDRHDYYALGRYNATANAWTPMDPENDIGIGLRYDWGKFYASKTFYDPAKRRRVLWGWVGETDSERADVAKGWASLQSIPRTVLLDTKTGGNLLQWPVEEIETLRTNSTDLSGITIDYGSVFPLNLHRATQLDILAEFELDKHAVMAINEADVGYNCSTSGGAANRGALGPFGLLVLADNHRREQTAVYFYVAKGLDGRLTTHFCQDESRSSSANDIVKRVVGSVLPVLDGETLSVRVLVDHSIVESFAQGGRSTATSRVYPTEAIYANAGVYLFNNATSARVTAKTLVVHEMDSSYNQVYMAEL; encoded by the exons CCCCGCTCCCCTACTCCTACTCGCCACTGCCCGCCGCCGACGCAGCCTCCGCCGAGGTCACCGGCACCGGCTGCGCCCATGGCCGCAGGAGGCCTCTCTACGCTGCTGCGCTCGTCCTGTCAGCCGCGCtgctcctcgccgccggcgtcctcctcgccggccgccagATGAAATCTATGGAGGCACACACCGCCGCGGCGGTTGCGCCGGAGGCGATGAGCAGGGGGCCGGAGGCCGGCGTGTCGGAGAAGACGTCGGGCGCCGCCCACGAGAGGCTGGGCGCGGCCGGCGACAGCGGGAACGCCTTCCCGTGGAGCAATGCAATGCTGCAATGGCAACGCACGGGCTTCCACTTTCAGCCCGAGAAGAATTGGATGAACGATCCGAACG GTCCTTTGTATTACAAGGGGTGGTACCACCTGTTCTACCAGTACAACCCGGAGGGCGCCATTTGGGGCGACAAGATCGCGTGGGGGCACGCCGTCTCCCGCGACCTCATCCACTGGTGCCACCTCCCACTCGCCATGGTGCCCGACCAATGGTACGACATCAACGGCGTCTGGACCGGCTCCGCCACCACTCTCCCCGACGGCCGCCTCGCCATGCTCTACACCGGCTGCACCAACGAATCCGTGCAGGTCCAGTGCCTCGCCGTGCCTTCCGACCCCAACGACCAGCTGCTTACCAACTGGACCAAGTACGAGGGCAACCCCGTGCTCTACCCGCCGCCGGGCATCGGACCCAAGGACTTCCGCGACCCCACCACCGCGTGGTACGACCCCTCCGACAAGACGTGGCGCACCGTCATCGGCTCCAAGGACCCGCACCACGCCGGCATCGCCGTCACCTACAGGACCAAGGACTTGGTGAACTACGAGCTCCTGCCAGGCGAGCTCCACCGCGTGCCGGGCACCGGCATGTGGGAGTGCATCGACTTCTACCCCGTCGGCACGCGCGGCGACAACGGCATCGACATGTCGGACGCCATGTCGAAGAACGGCGTCGTCGGGGACGTGGTGCACGTCATGAAGGCCAGCATGGACGACGACAGGCACGACTACTACGCGCTCGGCAGGTACAACGCCACGGCCAACGCCTGGACGCCCATGGACCCCGAGAACGACATCGGCATCGGCCTGCGCTACGACTGGGGCAAGTTCTACGCGTCCAAGACCTTCTACGACCCGGCCAAGCGCCGCCGCGTGCTCTGGGGGTGGGTCGGCGAGACCGACTCGGAGCGCGCCGACGTCGCCAAGGGATGGGCATCGCTGCAG TCGATCCCTCGCACGGTGCTGTTGGACACGAAGACCGGTGGCAACCTGCTGCAGTGGCCGGTGGAGGAGATCGAGACGCTGAGGACCAACTCCACCGACCTCAGCGGCATCACCATCGACTACGGCTCCGTCTTCCCGCTCAACCTCCATCGTGCCACCCAGCTCGACATCCTCGCCGAGTTCGAGCTTGACAAGCACGCCGTCATGGCCATCAACGAGGCCGACGTCGGCTACAACTGCAGCACCAGTGGCGGTGCCGCCAACAGGGGAGCGCTCGGCCCCTTTGGGCTGCTTGTCCTTGCCGACAACCACCGTCGAGAACAGACCGCTGTCTACTTCTACGTCGCCAAGGGCCTCGATGGCCGCCTCACCACGCACTTCTGCCAGGACGAGTCGAGGTCCTCCAGTGCTAACGACATCGTCAAAAGAGTTGTCGGCAGCGTCCTCCCTGTGCTCGACGGCGAGACCCTCTCCGTCAGGGTCCTCGTCGACCACTCCATTGTCGAGAGCTTCGCGCAGGGCGGGAGGTCGACGGCGACATCTCGCGTGTACCCGACGGAGGCCATCTATGCTAATGCGGGGGTGTACCTCTTCAACAATGCTACCAGCGCTCGCGTCACGGCCAAGACCCTCGTTGTCCATGAGATGGACTCCTCCTACAACCAAGTCTACATGGCTGAGCTCTGA
- the LOC133918189 gene encoding putative pentatricopeptide repeat-containing protein At1g68930, which yields MSRPLCNHYAALLSSAAAGWSGAHVASAVHCLILRTLPHPPPTYLLNHLLTAYGKSGRLARARRLFDAMPQPNLFTYNALLSALAHFRLLEDMERLFASMPERDVVSYNALITGFSGGGSPARAAGAYRALLREDSVRPSRITLSAMVMVASALGDRALGRQVHCQILQLGFGAYAFVGSPLVDMYAKIGLIGNAKRVFDEMEGKNVVMHNTMITGLLRCKMVEEARGLFEVMADRDSITWTTMVTGLTQNGLESEALDVFRRMRAEGVGIDQYTFGSTLTACGALSALEQGKQIHAYIIRTWYDDNVFVGSALVDMYSKCRSIRSAETVFRRMTCRNIISWTAMIVGYGQNGCSEEAVRVFSEMQRDGVKPDDFTLGSVVSSCANLASLEEGAQFHCLALVSGLMPYITVSNALVTLYGKCGSIEDACKLFDEMSFHDQVSWTALVSGYAQFGKAKETIDLFEKMLAKGVKPDGVTFIGVLSACSRAGFVEKGHSYFHSMQKDHCIVPIDDHYTCMIDLYSRSGRLKEAEEFIKQMPMRPDAIGWGTLLSACRLRGDMEIGKWAAENLLEIDPQNPASYVLLCSMHAAKGQWSEVAQLRRGMRDRQVKKEPGCSWIKYKNKVHIFSADDQSHPFSRIIYEKLKWLNSKIVEEGYKPDVNSVLHDVGDADKVHMLSHHSEKLAIAFGLIFVPQEMPIRIVKNLRVCVDCHNATKFISKITGRDILVRDAVRFHNFSNGVCSCGDFW from the coding sequence ATGAGCCGCCCGCTCTGCAACCACTACGccgccctcctctcctccgccgccgccggctggaGCGGGGCTCACGTAGCAAGCGCAGTCCACTGCCTCATCCTCAGGACACTCCCGCACCCACCGCCCACCTACCTCCTCAACCACCTTCTCACCGCATACGGCAAGTCCGGGCGCCTCGCGCGCGCTCGCCGCCTGTTCGACGCAATGCCTCAGCCGAACCTCTTCACCTACAACGCGCTCCTTTCCGCGCTCGCCCACTTCAGGCTCTTGGAAGACATGGAGAGGCTCTTCGCGTCCATGCCCGAGCGTGACGTCGTCTCCTACAACGCGCTCATCACCGGTTTCTCTGGCGGTGGTTCCCCTGCGCGGGCGGCCGGGGCGTACCGTGCGTTGCTCCGGGAGGACAGCGTCAGGCCTAGCCGGATCACGTTGTCGGCCATGGTCATGGTAGCGTCAGCCTTGGGCGACCGTGCCCTCGGTAGGCAGGTGCATTGCCAGATTCTGCAGCTTGGGTTCGGGGCGTACGCTTTCGTCGGGAGCCCTTTGGTCGATATGTATGCCAAAATTGGCCTCATCGGGAATGCCAAGCGGGTCTTCGATGAAATGGAGGGCAAGAATGTGGTGATGCATAATACGATGATCACAGGGCTGCTCCGGTGCAAGATGGTAGAGGAGGCAAGGGGGTTGTTTGAAGTGATGGCGGACAGGGATTCCATTACTTGGACCACGATGGTTACAGGGTTGACGCAAAACGGATTAGAGTCAGAGGCTCTGGATGTTTTCAGGAGAATGAGGGCAGAGGGCGTCGGCATTGATCAGTACACTTTCGGAAGCACCCTTACAGCCTGTGGTGCTCTTTCTGCCTTGGAACAGGGGAAACAGATCCATGCCTACATAATCAGGACATGGTACGATGACAATGTTTTTGTTGGGAGTGCACTTGTTGATATGTACTCAAAGTGCAGGAGCATCAGATCGGCAGAAACTGTTTTCAGGAGGATGACATGCAGAAACATCATCTCCTGGACTGCGATGATTGTTGGCTATGGACAGAATGGGTGCAGCGAGGAGGCTGTGAGGGTGTTCTCTGAGATGCAAAGAGATGGCGTTAAGCCTGACGATTTCACCCTAGGAAGTGTTGTAAGCTCTTGCGCGAACCTTGCAAGCCTAGAGGAGGGTGCCCAGTTCCACTGCCTAGCGCTTGTGTCAGGATTGATGCCATATATCACAGTGTCCAATGCACTAGTTACCTTGTATGGGAAATGTGGTAGCATTGAAGATGCATGCAAATTGTTTGATGAGATGTCATTTCACGATCAGGTCTCCTGGACAGCCCTTGTCTCTGGTTATGCTCAATTTGGCAAGGCAAAAGAAACTATAGATTTGTTCGAGAAGATGTTGGCTAAGGGGGTGAAGCCTGATGGAGTAACATTTATTGGTGTTCTTTCTGCTTGTAGCCGTGCCGGGTTTGTAGAGAAAGGCCACAGCTACTTCCATTCCATGCAGAAGGACCATTGTATTGTGCCCATAGATGATCACTATACATGTATGATTGACTTGTATAGCAGATCTGGGAGGTTAAAAGAAGCTGAGGAGTTCATAAAGCAAATGCCGATGCGCCCTGATGCAATTGGATGGGGAACATTGCTGAGCGCTTGTAGGTTGCGTGGTGACATGGAAATTGGCAAATGGGCTGCTGAGAATCTCTTGGAAATCGATCCCCAGAACCCAGCTAGCTATGTGTTGTTGTGCAGCATGCATGCTGCTAAAGGCCAATGGAGCGAGGTTGCCCAGCTAAGGCGTGGAATGAGAGACagacaagtgaagaaggagccAGGCTGTAGCTGGATCAAGTATAAGAACAAAGTTCACATCTTTTCAGCTGACGACCAGTCTCACCCCTTCTCCAGGATAATTTATGAAAAGCTCAAGTGGCTAAACTCCAAGATTGTTGAAGAAGGATACAAGCCTGATGTCAATTCAGTGCTGCATGATGTGGGAGATGCTGATAAGGTTCACATGCTCAGCCACCACAGCGAGAAGCTTGCAATTGCCTTTGGATTAATATTTGTTCCTCAGGAAATGCCAATTCGTATTGTCAAGAATCTACGGGTTTGTGTGGATTGTCACAATGCTACCAAGTTCATATCTAAGATAACAGGCCGTGATATTCTTGTGAGGGATGCTGTCagatttcacaatttcagcaatGGTGTATGCTCTTGTGGAGACTTCTGGTGA